One window of Bacillus sp. THAF10 genomic DNA carries:
- a CDS encoding S8 family peptidase, with protein sequence MKGFSVILIAILAFSLAFGSAQAETHVSKLEKKEYLVGFAKGNKVKAQSAQNLLTSVGGDIQHTFQYMEVVEVTLPVKAAEALAKNPNIAFVEENVKVFATAQTVPWGVPHIKADKAHAQGVTGSGVKVAILDTGIDANHSDLNVKGGASFVSGESNPYQDGNGHGTHVAGTVAALNNTTGVLGVAYNADLYAVKVLGASGSGTISGIAQGIEWSIANGMDVINMSLGASSGSTALKQACDNAYASGVVVVAAAGNSGTRGKQNTIGYPARYSSVIAVGAVDSNNKRASFSSVGNELEVMAPGVSILSTTPGNNYASYNGTSMASPHVAGAAALILAKNPSMTNVQVRDRLKNTATNLGSSFYYGKGLINVESALQ encoded by the coding sequence ATGAAAGGTTTTTCGGTAATACTTATTGCAATACTTGCTTTCTCTTTGGCTTTTGGATCTGCACAAGCCGAAACTCATGTCTCGAAGCTAGAGAAGAAAGAATACTTAGTGGGATTTGCAAAAGGTAATAAAGTAAAAGCCCAATCAGCACAAAATCTTCTTACTTCTGTTGGGGGGGATATTCAACATACATTCCAATACATGGAGGTTGTTGAAGTAACCCTACCAGTTAAGGCTGCCGAAGCTTTAGCGAAGAATCCAAATATTGCTTTTGTAGAAGAAAATGTTAAAGTTTTTGCTACTGCACAAACGGTACCATGGGGCGTTCCTCATATTAAAGCTGATAAAGCACATGCTCAGGGTGTAACAGGAAGTGGTGTGAAAGTAGCGATTTTAGATACAGGAATTGATGCTAATCATTCCGACTTAAATGTAAAAGGCGGAGCAAGCTTTGTTTCTGGTGAATCAAATCCTTATCAAGATGGGAATGGGCATGGCACTCATGTTGCCGGAACGGTGGCCGCACTTAATAATACAACAGGCGTTTTAGGTGTTGCTTATAATGCAGACCTTTATGCTGTTAAAGTACTAGGTGCCTCAGGCAGTGGCACGATAAGTGGCATTGCGCAAGGAATCGAGTGGTCTATTGCAAATGGCATGGATGTTATCAATATGAGTCTTGGTGCAAGCTCTGGTTCTACGGCATTAAAACAAGCTTGTGATAATGCGTATGCAAGTGGTGTGGTGGTAGTCGCTGCAGCTGGTAACTCAGGAACGAGAGGAAAGCAAAATACGATCGGTTATCCTGCACGATACAGTTCCGTTATTGCTGTTGGTGCTGTGGATTCAAATAATAAACGGGCAAGCTTTTCTAGTGTTGGTAATGAGTTAGAAGTAATGGCACCTGGTGTGAGTATCCTTAGCACTACACCTGGTAACAACTATGCATCTTATAATGGAACTTCTATGGCATCTCCACATGTTGCTGGTGCGGCGGCCCTAATTCTTGCTAAGAATCCTAGCATGACCAATGTTCAAGTTCGTGACAGGCTTAAGAATACAGCAACTAACCTTGGAAGTTCATTTTATTATGGTAAAGGTTTAATCAACGTGGAAAGTGCATTGCAATAG
- a CDS encoding S8 family peptidase: protein MNKTLRRIAVLVMAAVMVLSFSLTPSNASAKVSAKPIMKEYLVGLNTGALSKKTSTLVSTLGGSVEHSFKHMNVLHITLPEVAAAALEKSPLVDYVEENVKMQATAQTVPYGIPHIKADVAHAQNVTGSGVKVAVLDTGIDASHEDLKVVGGKSFVSGEPDALSDGNGHGTHVAGTIAGLNNTTGVLGVAYNVDLYAVKVLGADGSGTLAGIAQGIEWAIDNNIDVINMSLGGSTGSTTLKQACDNAYNSGVVVVAAAGNSGSFFGLVNTIGYPAKYDSVIAVGAVDANNKRASFSSVGNELEVMAPGVSINSTLPGNQYGELNGTSMASPHVAGAAAILLSQNPNLTNVQVRERLRDTATNLGSAFNYGNGVINLEAALQ from the coding sequence ATGAACAAGACGTTAAGGCGAATTGCTGTATTGGTAATGGCGGCTGTGATGGTATTATCCTTTTCACTAACACCATCCAATGCAAGTGCAAAAGTAAGTGCTAAACCAATTATGAAGGAATATTTAGTTGGATTGAACACAGGCGCACTTTCTAAAAAAACCAGTACGTTAGTATCTACACTAGGTGGCTCTGTCGAACATAGCTTCAAGCATATGAATGTTTTACATATTACATTGCCAGAAGTTGCTGCAGCAGCACTTGAAAAAAGTCCACTTGTAGACTATGTAGAAGAAAATGTAAAAATGCAAGCAACGGCTCAAACTGTACCATACGGAATTCCACACATAAAAGCAGATGTTGCTCACGCACAGAATGTTACTGGTTCTGGAGTAAAAGTAGCGGTGTTGGATACGGGAATTGATGCTAGTCATGAGGATTTAAAGGTAGTAGGTGGAAAAAGCTTTGTTTCTGGTGAACCAGATGCATTATCAGATGGAAATGGCCATGGAACACATGTAGCAGGTACCATTGCTGGTTTAAACAATACTACAGGTGTACTTGGTGTAGCATACAATGTTGATCTTTATGCAGTCAAAGTATTGGGTGCAGATGGAAGTGGAACGCTTGCTGGTATCGCTCAAGGAATTGAGTGGGCCATCGACAATAACATCGATGTTATCAATATGAGCTTAGGAGGTAGCACTGGCTCCACAACCTTAAAGCAAGCGTGTGATAATGCCTACAATAGTGGAGTAGTGGTGGTTGCAGCTGCAGGAAACAGTGGATCATTTTTTGGATTGGTTAATACTATCGGCTATCCGGCAAAATACGATTCAGTTATTGCGGTCGGTGCGGTAGATGCAAATAACAAGCGTGCTTCTTTCTCTAGTGTTGGTAATGAACTGGAAGTAATGGCTCCAGGTGTTTCCATTAATAGTACGCTACCTGGCAATCAATATGGTGAGTTAAATGGAACTTCCATGGCTTCTCCACATGTTGCCGGAGCAGCAGCTATCTTACTCTCTCAAAATCCGAACCTAACAAACGTTCAAGTTCGTGAGAGATTAAGAGATACTGCAACAAATCTAGGGTCCGCCTTCAATTACGGAAACGGTGTCATTAATCTAGAAGCAGCTCTTCAATAA
- a CDS encoding aminotransferase A, whose product MEHLINPQVRTIEISGIRKFFNLVAQYEDVLSLTIGQPDFPTPSHVKTAGQKAIDENKTVYTHNAGIIELRKAAGQFVQSKYGLSYNAENEIIVSVGASQGIDIAFRTILEPGCEVILPGPVYPGYEPIIKLCGATPVHVDTRDTSFQLTAELIEKNINEKTRCIILPYPSNPTGVTLPMEELEKIAEVLADKEIFVLSDEIYSELVFKGKHHSIATLPGMKEKTIVINGVSKSHSMTGWRIGLVLGPEYVMKQMLKVHQYNVSCASSVSQYAALDALTTGIHDGEQMNVEYKARMEYVYDRLENMGLEVVKPNGAFYLFPSIEKFGLSSFDFALKLVEEAGVAVVPGSAFSPLGEGYVRLSYAYNMETLEKAMDRMESFIKRLFS is encoded by the coding sequence ATGGAACATCTAATTAATCCGCAAGTCCGCACGATTGAAATATCAGGCATCCGGAAATTTTTTAATCTCGTAGCACAATATGAGGATGTTCTTTCATTAACCATTGGACAACCTGATTTCCCTACCCCCTCTCATGTAAAAACAGCCGGACAAAAAGCAATTGATGAAAATAAAACCGTCTATACACATAATGCAGGTATAATTGAGCTTCGAAAGGCTGCAGGTCAATTTGTTCAAAGTAAATATGGCCTTTCGTATAACGCAGAAAATGAAATTATTGTTTCTGTTGGTGCAAGTCAGGGTATTGATATTGCCTTTCGCACTATCCTTGAGCCAGGCTGCGAGGTGATTCTACCTGGACCAGTGTATCCTGGATATGAACCTATCATAAAATTATGCGGTGCCACTCCTGTTCATGTCGATACACGAGATACAAGTTTCCAGTTAACAGCTGAATTGATTGAAAAAAACATCAATGAAAAAACGAGATGTATCATTCTTCCATACCCTTCAAATCCCACAGGTGTGACATTGCCTATGGAAGAATTAGAAAAAATTGCGGAGGTACTAGCTGATAAGGAAATTTTCGTACTATCAGATGAAATATATAGCGAACTTGTTTTTAAAGGAAAGCATCATTCCATTGCAACCCTTCCTGGCATGAAGGAAAAAACGATCGTTATTAATGGTGTTTCTAAGTCCCATTCCATGACAGGTTGGAGAATTGGATTAGTACTTGGACCAGAATATGTGATGAAACAAATGCTTAAGGTACATCAATACAATGTATCGTGTGCCAGTTCTGTTTCACAATATGCTGCACTGGATGCGTTAACTACAGGAATACATGATGGAGAACAGATGAATGTAGAATATAAGGCTAGAATGGAGTATGTTTACGACCGTTTAGAGAACATGGGACTAGAGGTAGTAAAGCCTAACGGTGCCTTTTATCTCTTTCCATCGATTGAAAAGTTCGGCTTGTCTTCCTTTGATTTTGCATTAAAACTTGTTGAAGAAGCTGGAGTTGCCGTTGTTCCTGGAAGTGCCTTTTCACCCTTAGGAGAAGGATATGTCCGGTTATCTTATGCTTATAATATGGAAACTTTAGAAAAAGCGATGGACCGAATGGAGAGTTTTATTAAAAGGCTGTTTTCGTAA
- a CDS encoding IDEAL domain-containing protein: MMFFLSKLWVYSYQAIKSEKLTHIDIISSIFSDISKFSKKTFTNQQKYQIIGKRMSNTPILFMIHPSSTIQKLAQGVVIMNKHFSFQPEQSVSSSFKSLEMTKEEKVAQIIVDSSVYQFHKNRLMNEIDEALSSGNRKQFKLLSRQYIKLNNDFSHLQ; encoded by the coding sequence ATGATGTTTTTCCTATCAAAATTATGGGTATATTCTTACCAAGCAATCAAATCAGAAAAACTGACACACATTGACATCATTTCCAGTATTTTTTCTGATATATCTAAATTTTCTAAAAAAACCTTCACAAATCAGCAAAAATATCAGATAATAGGAAAAAGGATGAGCAACACTCCCATCCTTTTCATGATTCACCCATCTTCAACCATTCAAAAATTAGCACAGGGGGTAGTAATTATGAATAAGCATTTTTCTTTTCAACCTGAACAATCTGTTTCATCTTCATTTAAAAGCTTAGAAATGACAAAAGAGGAAAAAGTAGCTCAAATCATCGTTGACTCTTCTGTATATCAATTTCATAAAAATAGGCTAATGAATGAAATAGATGAAGCACTTAGCAGTGGGAACCGAAAACAGTTTAAACTTTTATCAAGACAATATATTAAATTAAATAATGACTTTTCTCATTTGCAGTAA
- a CDS encoding ATP-binding protein: MLYLIKPLIVNITIIFSLLFNVNLFFPFSKRKPLTFRQMTIFGLFSSFSAMLCMLYPIETLEDTHFDFRMIPILIVTLYGGWYPGVLCASIVVSLRFFIGGEYVYVGIAVSVLALVVGLLLRSVFLRSANKILYGMIVISFYYLVYIFILYSTVSFLNLNFYIVYFLSFGITFIALVYTVERLIIANQQFDETLYLDKLSTVGQMAAAFAHEIRNPITTVRGFIQFINSNTKDESLKQFAPLILDELDRTNKIITNYLTVAKPTDFTLSYVDINKVLKDSVELLRPFGSYRNVSIDLELAGEHYIFSDEQHLKQAIMNIIKNGIEAIDEEQGGLLKIKKMPGENRGTVQLTFIDNGIGMSEDQLAKIGLPYYTTKSRGTGLGSMITNRLIHEMKGKIQYESKEHIGTRVSVTLPTVRKTT; this comes from the coding sequence ATGCTGTATCTTATCAAACCGTTGATTGTGAATATTACCATCATTTTCTCCTTGCTCTTTAACGTCAATTTGTTTTTTCCGTTTAGCAAACGAAAACCACTAACATTTAGACAGATGACGATTTTTGGACTTTTTAGTTCTTTTTCTGCCATGCTATGCATGCTGTATCCTATTGAAACGCTTGAGGATACTCACTTTGACTTTCGGATGATTCCCATTTTGATTGTTACCTTATATGGGGGCTGGTATCCAGGTGTTCTTTGTGCATCCATTGTGGTTAGCTTACGCTTTTTCATTGGAGGAGAATATGTATATGTTGGTATCGCCGTTTCTGTCTTAGCATTAGTAGTTGGTTTGTTATTACGATCCGTTTTTCTTCGAAGTGCTAATAAAATCCTTTATGGAATGATAGTGATTTCGTTTTACTATCTGGTCTACATTTTTATATTGTATAGCACTGTCTCCTTTTTGAACTTGAACTTCTACATTGTATATTTTCTCTCATTCGGTATTACGTTCATTGCTTTAGTCTACACGGTAGAACGACTTATAATTGCCAACCAACAGTTTGATGAGACACTTTATCTTGATAAGCTTTCAACTGTTGGACAGATGGCGGCAGCGTTTGCACATGAAATTAGAAATCCGATTACAACTGTTAGAGGGTTTATCCAATTTATCAATTCGAATACAAAGGATGAAAGCTTAAAACAATTTGCGCCATTAATTCTCGATGAGCTTGATAGAACGAATAAAATTATCACAAATTATTTAACAGTGGCTAAGCCGACAGATTTTACCTTGTCTTATGTTGATATTAATAAGGTGTTAAAGGATTCTGTAGAATTATTACGACCGTTTGGGTCATACAGAAATGTTTCCATTGATCTTGAACTTGCCGGAGAACATTATATTTTTAGTGATGAACAACATTTAAAACAAGCGATAATGAATATTATTAAAAATGGGATTGAAGCGATCGATGAAGAACAGGGTGGGTTGTTAAAAATAAAGAAAATGCCTGGTGAGAATAGAGGCACGGTTCAATTAACCTTCATTGATAATGGAATTGGGATGTCAGAAGACCAGTTAGCGAAAATTGGCTTGCCTTATTATACTACGAAATCAAGAGGAACTGGATTAGGAAGTATGATAACGAACCGACTTATTCATGAGATGAAGGGGAAAATTCAATATGAAAGCAAAGAACATATTGGGACAAGGGTAAGTGTAACGTTACCTACTGTTCGAAAAACAACATAA
- a CDS encoding MFS transporter encodes MANLENGTKINHQPKPRSPFALYFSLPILSWALYDFANTIFSSNIITIFFPFYLQEVIGTNERMDQIASTFLSYANATASFFLVMFSPLFGVLIDRTGKRKGFIIPFTFIAVFSTIFMGVFASLQTSQTFAGLQINFILVLILFVIAKFFFHSSLVFYDTMLPDLGSKKELPLISGFGIAVGYMGTLLGLTVYLYVGDSGFHKAFIPTGILFLLFSLPLFFFFKEKPKKVIEKKSFFSGYKEIYSTFKEMKLYRPVFLFMIAYFFINDAIATAIAMMAIYARAIGGFSASEFILLYLVSTVSSIIGSFVYGYIARAIGSKFAVASVAGLLILALCFAVFSVQPWMLWVAGSLFGVALGATWVTSRTFIIELTPEGKRGQFFGLFAFSGKVSSIVGPLLYGTITLMLADYGNLASRTALGSLIILALIGMLVTLKVPYKREA; translated from the coding sequence ATGGCTAATCTGGAGAACGGTACGAAAATAAATCATCAACCAAAACCTCGGTCACCTTTTGCATTATATTTTTCTCTACCTATTTTATCGTGGGCACTTTATGATTTTGCAAATACTATTTTTTCTTCTAACATCATTACCATCTTTTTCCCGTTTTATCTTCAAGAAGTAATCGGTACAAACGAACGAATGGATCAAATAGCTAGCACTTTTTTATCCTATGCAAATGCAACAGCAAGTTTTTTCCTTGTGATGTTTTCTCCCTTATTCGGTGTGTTAATTGATAGAACAGGAAAAAGAAAGGGTTTTATCATTCCATTTACCTTCATTGCCGTTTTTTCTACCATCTTTATGGGAGTGTTTGCTTCACTTCAAACTAGTCAAACATTTGCGGGGCTGCAGATAAACTTTATCCTTGTTCTGATTTTGTTTGTGATTGCAAAATTCTTCTTTCATTCTTCCCTTGTGTTTTATGACACAATGCTACCCGATTTAGGATCAAAAAAAGAACTACCGCTAATTTCAGGTTTTGGCATAGCTGTAGGTTATATGGGAACCCTTCTAGGATTAACGGTATATTTGTATGTAGGAGATAGTGGGTTTCACAAGGCATTTATTCCAACAGGGATATTATTCCTATTGTTTTCCCTCCCGTTGTTTTTCTTTTTCAAAGAAAAGCCGAAGAAAGTTATAGAAAAAAAGTCCTTTTTTAGTGGATATAAAGAAATTTATTCGACCTTTAAAGAAATGAAACTTTATCGACCAGTTTTCCTGTTTATGATTGCTTACTTTTTCATTAACGATGCAATAGCAACTGCCATAGCAATGATGGCGATTTATGCTAGGGCTATTGGTGGTTTTTCGGCATCAGAATTCATTTTATTGTATTTAGTCTCGACCGTTTCCAGTATTATTGGTTCCTTTGTTTATGGCTATATCGCAAGAGCAATTGGATCAAAGTTTGCTGTTGCATCGGTTGCAGGTTTGTTGATTTTGGCCCTGTGCTTTGCGGTATTTTCTGTTCAGCCTTGGATGCTTTGGGTAGCAGGTAGTTTATTTGGAGTTGCCCTTGGTGCTACTTGGGTAACATCCCGTACGTTTATTATTGAACTAACTCCTGAGGGGAAAAGGGGGCAGTTCTTTGGACTCTTCGCGTTTTCTGGAAAAGTGTCTTCCATTGTAGGCCCCCTATTATACGGGACGATCACTTTGATGCTCGCTGATTATGGTAATCTAGCAAGCAGAACCGCTCTAGGATCCCTTATCATCCTTGCCTTGATAGGGATGCTCGTAACACTAAAGGTCCCGTACAAAAGAGAAGCATAA
- a CDS encoding Hsp20/alpha crystallin family protein, translating into MKKKNENPWESMNEKLDEVLGDKFWKDMLPVLPRRIPLMDIFETELEGTVVLELPGLASTEDIGLQVKNNQLLIKGKIPYPYPISKENLIQSERFFGEFKRAIPLPFSVIPQKLQALYKNGILYVTFQKNTEDMTVEIDFSE; encoded by the coding sequence ATGAAGAAAAAGAATGAGAATCCATGGGAATCAATGAATGAAAAATTGGATGAAGTTCTTGGTGATAAATTTTGGAAGGATATGCTCCCAGTATTACCAAGAAGGATTCCATTGATGGATATTTTTGAAACAGAATTAGAAGGTACGGTTGTCCTTGAATTGCCTGGATTAGCCTCCACTGAAGATATTGGGCTACAAGTGAAAAACAATCAACTATTAATAAAAGGCAAGATCCCATACCCCTATCCCATTTCAAAAGAAAATCTCATTCAGAGTGAACGTTTTTTTGGAGAATTTAAAAGAGCCATTCCGTTGCCCTTTTCCGTCATTCCTCAAAAGCTTCAGGCATTATACAAAAATGGTATCCTCTATGTTACCTTTCAAAAAAACACAGAGGATATGACAGTAGAAATCGATTTCTCTGAATGA
- the gerPC gene encoding spore germination protein GerPC encodes MTENQDMEKRLVALEKQLHLLLDYLTKKEDKTQELHYHIKHLEIKEAHIDKFNYHLDNIDIEQLSGTLNIGNNFENPSHRPKGQMDSLKKLIHEKQIKKSKPTKITSTDKDGITLTEQKRGYTITFDTRGKRK; translated from the coding sequence ATGACGGAAAATCAAGATATGGAAAAGAGATTAGTTGCTTTAGAAAAACAATTACATCTTCTGTTAGACTATTTAACAAAAAAAGAAGACAAAACCCAAGAGTTACACTACCATATCAAACATTTAGAGATTAAAGAAGCACACATAGACAAATTCAATTATCACCTTGATAATATTGATATTGAACAGCTGTCAGGTACCCTAAACATTGGCAATAATTTTGAGAATCCGAGTCATCGTCCTAAGGGGCAAATGGATTCTTTAAAAAAACTAATCCACGAAAAACAAATAAAGAAATCGAAACCAACTAAAATTACATCAACCGATAAAGATGGCATTACGTTAACAGAACAAAAAAGAGGGTATACCATTACCTTCGATACAAGGGGGAAGAGGAAATGA